The Vibrio syngnathi DNA window TAATCGTTTGAGTAGCGCAGGGCTGCTGATCAGCACGCTCTGTTTGTTAGCGTGAGACAGTATCTGTTCCGGGTATTCGAGATTGTGTCGAGAAAATGGAACGCCAGAACAAAGCGGCCATAAGATTCGAAACAACAGACCATAGATATGTTGGTGTGAGACCGTGCTGTGGACTTGGTTGTCTCTAAGCAAGGTACCCCAGTTTTTATCTAGCTGAGCGATTTCAATATCTAGATGTTCTAAGGTCTTATGGATTGCTTTGGGTGTACCGCTTGAGCCTGAAGTAAACAAGGTCAATGGGGTAGCGGCTAAATCAATGGTCGTTTGGTCATTTGCTAGAAGAGTGGATGTTTCTATGTTTGAGTCCAACAATGCCTGGACGTTGCAAACCTCGTTTACTTCTACTTTGCCAATCGCATCATCGACTAACAGGCAATCAAAATGCTTACTCAGCTCGGCAAGCGCACACGGTTGATAGTTGCCCGGTAAAATGATGTGCTTGTTGCTGACTGCGCACGCTAAAAAGGCCACCGAAAATAGGTAGCTGTCTTGGGTGCAAATCGCAACTCGTTGAAAAGGGGATGAAGATAAAAGGTGTACGAGTTTAGATAAATTGAGGTTGAATGTTTGCCATGTCATCTCGCTATTGTCGCCGAAGCAGACAATAGATTCAGGAGCTCGGTTTTGACTGAGGAGTTCAGATAACGAGATATAAGATACGGTTTGGGTCATAACAATTTAACTCTGACGAATGCGCTGTCTTACTACCCACTCTCCTGCAAAAAGTAACCCTGCAAACAAGTAGCTGAGTAAGCCATTGTATAGGGTCCATATTTCAAGAGGTTGGAAGCAGGTATAAAGTGCGATAGAGCCATTGATAACAAAGAAAAAACACCAAACCTTGGTGACTTTTCGTGTGTAATCAACGCCACTTTGCGGAAGTTCGGGCTCTTGGAGTCGAGCAAGCCGCTCGATAATCGTTTGCGGTTGCCATAGGCTTGAAGCGA harbors:
- a CDS encoding AMP-binding protein — encoded protein: MTQTVSYISLSELLSQNRAPESIVCFGDNSEMTWQTFNLNLSKLVHLLSSSPFQRVAICTQDSYLFSVAFLACAVSNKHIILPGNYQPCALAELSKHFDCLLVDDAIGKVEVNEVCNVQALLDSNIETSTLLANDQTTIDLAATPLTLFTSGSSGTPKAIHKTLEHLDIEIAQLDKNWGTLLRDNQVHSTVSHQHIYGLLFRILWPLCSGVPFSRHNLEYPEQILSHANKQSVLISSPALLKRLKHETKSTHLAGVFSSGGPLPTESAHQALNLLGHLPIEVFGSTETGGIAFRQQESVQTPWQLFDCIEASLNSENCIKLLSPYIDRNNWYQTADECEMVSGSQFILKGRTDRVIKIEEKRVSLVEVEKRLEQLPWISECVVISFEEPERLILASVLVLSDEGQASLATMSKGKFWLMLRSELRKWLEPIAIPRKYRVVDEIPLNSQGKRLTSHIEQLVKS